A region of Hoplias malabaricus isolate fHopMal1 chromosome 12, fHopMal1.hap1, whole genome shotgun sequence DNA encodes the following proteins:
- the LOC136664188 gene encoding granzyme B(G,H)-like isoform X1, with protein MFLYICLLVFSTITFSGAIKNGIVGGEEVKPHSRPYMVSLQFNKQHTCGGMLIRRDFVLTSAHCVDACGLSGKKRLEAVLGAHNISQKEQSQQRIQVKKWIKHPSYQECQNNWSFDIMLLKLKTKAKITKAVNLIALPEENDNIPANQKCSIAGWGMTVPDKHRASNVLKEVTLKLQFSFECKNIWKDYFDSKRMICSVSDGKRAFCQGDSGSPLICDNKPQGMAAYTASGNCANRKFPEVYVKIGYFISWIKKVISSR; from the exons ATgtttctctacatctgtctgCTTGTCTTTTCCACCATCACTTTTTCTG GAGCAATCAAGAATGGTATTGTTGGTGGAGAAGAAGTTAAACCCCACTCCAGGCCCTACATGGTATCTCTTCAGTTTAATAAGCAACACACGTGTGGTGGGATGCTCATCAGAAGAGACTTCGTGCTGACTTCAGCTCACTGTGTAGA TGCTTGTGGACTGTCAGGGAAAAAACGTCTAGAAGCTGTGCTGGGAGCTCATAATATCAGTCAAAAAGAGCAGAGCCAGCAGAGAATCCAAGTGAAGAAGTGGATTAAGCATCCCTCATATCAGGAGTGCCAGAACAACTGGAGCTTTGACATCATGTTACTGAAG CTGAAGACTAAAGCCAAGATAACCAAGGCTGTGAACTTGATTGCGCTTCCTGAGGAGAATGACAATATTCCTGCCAATCAGAAGTGCTCTATAGCAGGCTGGGGCATGACTGTGCCGGACAAACATCGAGCATCTAACGTTCTGAAAGAGGTCACACTAAAATTACAGTTTTCATTTGAATGCAAGAATATATGGAAGGATTACTTCGATTCCAAGCGCATGATCTGCAGTGTGTCGGACGGGAAAAGGGCTTTTTGTCAG gGTGATTCTGGGAGTCCTCTTATTTGTGACAATAAGCCTCAGGGAATGGCTGCATACACAGCCAGTGGAAACTGTGCAAACCGGAAGTTCCCAGAGGTATATGTTAAAATAGGCTACTTCATTTCATGGATAAAGAAAGTAATCAGTTCCAGATGA
- the LOC136664188 gene encoding granzyme B(G,H)-like isoform X2, with protein MVSLQFNKQHTCGGMLIRRDFVLTSAHCVDACGLSGKKRLEAVLGAHNISQKEQSQQRIQVKKWIKHPSYQECQNNWSFDIMLLKLKTKAKITKAVNLIALPEENDNIPANQKCSIAGWGMTVPDKHRASNVLKEVTLKLQFSFECKNIWKDYFDSKRMICSVSDGKRAFCQGDSGSPLICDNKPQGMAAYTASGNCANRKFPEVYVKIGYFISWIKKVISSR; from the exons ATGGTATCTCTTCAGTTTAATAAGCAACACACGTGTGGTGGGATGCTCATCAGAAGAGACTTCGTGCTGACTTCAGCTCACTGTGTAGA TGCTTGTGGACTGTCAGGGAAAAAACGTCTAGAAGCTGTGCTGGGAGCTCATAATATCAGTCAAAAAGAGCAGAGCCAGCAGAGAATCCAAGTGAAGAAGTGGATTAAGCATCCCTCATATCAGGAGTGCCAGAACAACTGGAGCTTTGACATCATGTTACTGAAG CTGAAGACTAAAGCCAAGATAACCAAGGCTGTGAACTTGATTGCGCTTCCTGAGGAGAATGACAATATTCCTGCCAATCAGAAGTGCTCTATAGCAGGCTGGGGCATGACTGTGCCGGACAAACATCGAGCATCTAACGTTCTGAAAGAGGTCACACTAAAATTACAGTTTTCATTTGAATGCAAGAATATATGGAAGGATTACTTCGATTCCAAGCGCATGATCTGCAGTGTGTCGGACGGGAAAAGGGCTTTTTGTCAG gGTGATTCTGGGAGTCCTCTTATTTGTGACAATAAGCCTCAGGGAATGGCTGCATACACAGCCAGTGGAAACTGTGCAAACCGGAAGTTCCCAGAGGTATATGTTAAAATAGGCTACTTCATTTCATGGATAAAGAAAGTAATCAGTTCCAGATGA